The window AATAAAAGGCATATCCTGTACGGGAGCGATCTTCGCAATAACACCTTTATTACCATGTCGCCCTGCCATTTTGTCGCCAACTTCAACCTGGCGTTTCTTGGCTATGAATATCTTAACCATTTTCAGAACACCGGAAGGAAGCTCATCTCCATATTTGATACGATCTTTATGCTTTTTGTAATTATTCTCATTTTCATCTAACGCATTCTTAACATCGACAATAATATTTTCGTAGATCCACTCATTTTTATTCTCGTCAGCAACAAGCTTATTTTCAAGGTTCAATTTTCGGAAAGAAATCTTTTTCAATTCTTCATCATCAATTTTCTTATTGGGAGGAATAAAGAATCTTCCAGTTTTTTCTTCAGTTATTCTATATGCCGTTTCACCAATAAGCTGTTCCGTCAGTTTTGCTTTGAGGAATTTATAGATCTTTTTGTTTTCATTATCATATTTGTTTTTAAGTTTAGAAAGTTTCTCTTCTTTTTCCTGTTCAGAGAGTTCATCAGTTTCAGCTTTTGAGAAGACCTTAACATCAACAACGACACCTTCCATACCTGGTTTAGCTTTGAGTGAAGTATCAGAAAAGTCACCAGCTCGTTCTCCAAAGAGTGCACGCATAAGTTTCTCTTCTGGCGACAGATCAACATTTGAAGATTTAGGTGTAATCTTTCCAACTAAAATGTCGCCGGATTTTACATGAGAACCCACCCGAACAACACCGGTTGAGTCCAAGTTTCTCAAAGCGAACTTCGGGACATTAGGTATGTCATCAGTAAGTTCTTCATCACCTTCTCGTGTACTGCGAACCAGAACCTCAAGCTCTTCAATATAAATGGAGGTAAGCTCATCTTCGCGAGCAACTTTTTCGCTGATGATTATTGCATCTTCATAGTTATAACCATACCACGGCATGAATGCAACAAGCATATTTGTACCAAGGGCAAGTTCACTATTCTTAATAGCTGGACCGTCTGAAATTAGTTCGCCTTCTTTTACTTTCTGACCGACAACAACTTCCGGATGTTGATTGATGCATGTTTCCTGGTTTGTTCTCTGGAATTTTTTCAGTTTAAATGTGCGCTCATTTTCTAATGAAGAAATTGTCTCAATTTCATCTTCTTTAAAAATCCTTTTCAGCACTATTTCTTCAGAAGATGCCTTTTCTACGGTTGCGTCAAATGGTGCCTTTATGGCCAATTCCGAATCCTGAGCTACGAGTTTTTCAATACCAGTGGCGACAATTGGAGGTTGAGGTTTAATGAGTGGTACCGCTTGTCGCTGCATATTAGAACCCATGAGTGCTCTATTCGCATCATCATGGTCAAGGAAAGGTATCAAACCTGCAGAAACACTTACGATCTGCTGCCTTGAGGAATCAATATAGTCAACCTCATTTTTAGGAACAAGAACAAAATCACCACCCTGTAGACAGAAGACACGTTCATTAACAATATTACCATTTTTATCAACTTCGATACCTGCCTGAGCAATCTTCATATTCTCTTCCTGAGTAGGATCAAGATAGTCAACCCTGTTCGTTACTTTTCCCTTTTCAACTTTGATATAGGGTGTTTCAAGGAATCCGTATTCATTAACCCGAGCGTAAATTGCCGGAGAAGTTAACAGACCGATATTTGGTCCTTCGGGTGTTTCGATCGGACAAATTCTACCATAATGAGAATAGTGCACGTCTCGAACTTCAAATCCAGCTCTTTCTCGCGTCAAACCTCCGGGTCCTAATGCACTTAATCGTCGCATATGTGTAATAGCAGCGAGTGGATTAGTCTGTTCCATAAACTGTGAAAGTTCACCGGTCAGGAAGAAAGAATTTACAACAGCCATGAGAGCATTGGTATTTACCAAACCGAGCACCGAAGCGTCTTCGCTTGAACTGAGTGTCATTCTCTCACGAGCAATTCGTGCAACGCGGGAAAGTCCAATAGAAAACTGGTTGGCGACTAGTTCACCAACACCACTTACACGACGATTGCTAAGGTGATCTATGTCATCAGTTGAACTGATACCTTTATACAATCTGATCATTTCATTAATAATCGCAATGAAATCATCTTGAGTAAGGATTTGGGTTTCAATAGGAATTTTAAGATTAAGACGTCTATTCAGTTTATATCTTCCAACATCACCAAGACTATATCTTTTCGGATTGAAAAAGATTCGCTCTATCAATTCACGTGCAGTGTCGATTGGTGGTTCTTCGCCAGGTCGAATGATGTTATAGATGAACTTCAATGCTTCTTCTTCGGTTGCAGTTGGATCTTTTGAAAGAGTGCTTTCAATAATCCTTTTTTCATCTTCCTGGCTTTGATGAATTACATTAACCTTTTTAACTTTAGCGGTAATGATCTTATCTACAAGACCTTCAGTGAGAAGCGCTCCTCCCTCAGCAATAACCTCTCCACTCTTCTTATCGATAATATCAGCAAATAACACTCTGTCAGTAAATTCATCCTTAGTCAGATCGAGTTCCTGAGAAGTGTAGAACGTGCTTCTTATTGAGTTATTATCAGATAGTCCCAGACATCGAAGAATCGTTGTGACAGGAACTTTATGCCGTTTATCAATGAGAACGTAAATGACATCTTGAGTATCTGTAAGAAACTGAAACCATGATCCTTGCACAGGAATGACCTTTGCGTTATACAACATTTTGCCACTGCCATGTGTCTCGCTTGTAAACGTTACACCGGGAGAACGATGGAGTTGGCTAATGATAACGCGTTCTTCACCATTAATAATGAAGGTTCCCCTATCGGTGATCATTGGAATCTCACCGAGGAAAAGGTCTTTTTCTTTAACGCTTTTGATCCTCTGCTGTTCACCTTCAACTGTTTTCTCAAAGGTTGTCAAACGAAATTTAACCTTTAAGGGAGAGCTGTAGGTTAAGTTCCTTTCAATACATTCATCAGGAGTATATTTCTCTTTTAGAACATTGTATTGAATGAACTCAAGCAGGAATTGACCTTGCGTATCCTCTACAGGAAAATGATTATTAAATACTTCCTGCAAGCCGATTTCTTCTCTTTTTTCCGGCAGAATATCTTTCTGCAGGAATTTTGCATAAGAACCCTTCTGCATTGTAAGCAGATTTGGGATCTCTACATCGGGCAGTTCAAACCCGTGAAGACTATCAGCCATTTTAGAAAAACTATTTCGTTCCTTCATGTGCTCCTTATTTAGCAAAAGACATCTTCATTCGTGAGAATGAAGAGTCTCTCAATGTTTGAATGAAATGTGTTTTCGAACACGTCATTATTTACTTAATCTCTACAGAGCCACCTTCAGCTTCGATCTTCTCTTTGATTGACTGCGCTTCATCTTTGGAAACACCTTCTGCTACTGGTTTTGGTGCTTCATCAACAAGGGCTTTGGATTCTTTCAGTCCAAGTTTGGTGATTTGACGTACCACTTTAATGACCTGGATCTTCTTTGCACCGGCATTGGTGAGGATCACGTCAAATTCCGTTTTTTCTTCTTCATCTTTTGCGGTTTCCGTTTGAGCTGGTCCTGCAACCGCAGCGACTGGTGCAGCAGCTGTTACACCAAATTCTTCTTCGAGTGCTTTTACAAGCTCAGCGAGTTCCATCACGTTGAGTTCTTTAACAAGCTCAATAATCTTATCTTTTTTGCTGCCTTCTGCCATTATATCCTCCTATAATTAAGCATATTATAATTTATTTCTGGCTAATTTATCAATTGAAGTAAAATACGTTTATGATTGCTTTTTATTCTTGATCTCATTAAGAACAAGAACGAATTTTTGCAAAATACTATTAAGAGTATAGACCAATCCAGTGATAGGTGCGTTCAAGCCTCCAACTACCTTAGCAAGCAATTCCTGCTTTGAAGGAAGATCGACGATTTTTTCGAGCTCGTGTACATCCATAAGCTGGTTGTCGATGACTCCTATTTTGAAATTGAAAAAACTCTTTTCCTCAGGAAGACTTTTCTTGAAATCAGAAATTATTTTCGGGGGAGTTATTTCATCTTCTTTAGATACTGCTACTGCAGTTGGTCCAACCAGGAATTCATCAAGACCTTCAATAGACAGGTCTTTTGCGGCTAACTTTAGAAGTGTATTTTTTGCAACAAAGTAATCAACGTTATTTTCTCTAAACTTGCTTCGAAGGTCTGTATCTTCTTTAACAGATATTCCCTTATAATCAACAAGTACGATAGATTTTGCTTCATCCAAACGTTCTTTTAATAATTGAACATTTTCAATATTTTTTGGATTTACAGCTTTCTGTTCCATATATATTCCTATTTATTCGCTTGAATTTCTTTTATGTAACCGACAGAATCTATTTTGATGCCCGGGCTCATTGTCGAACAAAGGGTGACATTTTTGACGTAACGACCTTTTGCTGATGCCGGCTTGTCTCTCAGGATTGCACGCATGAGTACTTCAGCATTTTCTGCTAGTTTTTCCTTTTCGAAAGATACTTTACCAAGGGGAACGTGAATGTTTGCAAATTTATCAATACGATATTCCACTTTTCCTGCTTTTGATTCCTGAACAGCTTTTGCAATATCATTTGTGATGGTACCTGCTTTAGGATTCGGCATGAGTTTTCTGGGGCCAAGAATTCGTGCAAGTTTACCGACCTTGCCCATCATATTAGGTGTGGCAATTGCGATATCAAAATCTGTCCAGCCGCCTTGAATCTTTTCAGCAAGATCATCCATTCCAACGTAGTCTGCACCAGCTTCTTTTGCTTCATCAGCTTTATCACCTTCTGCAAAGACAAGGACTTTTACATCCTTACCAGTTCCATGCGGGAGCACAACTGTTCCACGAACCATCTGATTTGCCTTCTTTGGATCGACACCCAAACGGACATGAAACTCGACGGTTTCATCAAAGTTCTTATTCGCTATTTCCTTGAGTATTTCGAGAGACTGATTGAATTCGTATGCTTTTTCAGCTTCAAGCTTCTCTATACTCTGATTATATTTCTTACCTCTTTTCATGAAGTATGCTCCTCTATTTCACTAATGCTGAATGGTGATGCCCATGCTGCGAGCAGTACCGGCAACCATCTTCTTTGCTGCCTCAAGGTCTGCTGCATTCAGATCCTGCATTTTGATCTTTGCGATCTTCTCGACCTGTTCTTCAGTAATCGAACCGATCTTTTCTCTATTAGGTACGCCGGAACCTTTTGCAAGGCTGGCTTCCTTTTTAATCAAAACTGCTGCAGGAGGTGTTTTAGTGATAAAACTGAATGTTCTATCACCCCAGACAGTGATCTCTGCAGGGATAATCATTCCCGGTTGATCTTTTGTCTTATCATTGAACTGCTTGCAGAACTCACCTATATTCACACCGTGTTGACCAAGTGCTGGTCCAACGGGTGGAGCAGGAGTTGCCTGTCCCGCAGGCAGTTGTATCTTGATTTTTGCTAAAACTTTTTTTGCCATAGTTATAATAACCTTTAATCGAGCTTTTCTACTTGATTGAAACCGACCTCGACCGGAGTGATGCGACCAAATACGGTTACATTCACCACAAGTTTATCCTTTTCTTCGATAATTCTCTCAATTGAACCTTCAAAATCGTCAAAGGGACCATCGATGATCTTAATGCGGTCTCCAACGATGAACTTCATCTCGCTGGTAACAGAATCTTTATCCCTTTTCACTCCAAGAATCCTGTTCACCTCTTTTTGTGATAGTGGATTTGGCGTTTTATTTCCACCAAGAAATTTGGTCGTTGCAGGAAGTTGAAGCACAAATTGATAGGTTTCTGGAGTCATTTCCATCTCTATAAGAACATAATTTGGAAAAATCTTTTTCTCTTTAACGACCTTTTTTCCATCACGGATAATGAACGTTTTATGAGAAGGAATAATGATTTCTCCAAAGAGATCTTTGAGATCACTGTCTTCAAGATATTTCTCGAGTGCTTCTTTTACCTTTTTTTCTTTGCCCACATAGGTGTGGAGCACATACCATTTCTTTTCCATTATCTAAATAACACCAAATTTACAACCTGTGTGAAAATATTATCAATGATCCAGATAAAGATACCCAGGATGATTGAGAAAGCAATAACAACAGTCGTACCTTCTTTGAGGTCTGCTTTTGTTGGCCAGACAACATTTTTCAGTTCCTGGCGAACTTCTTTCAGGAATTTTCCGATTTTTTTAAACATAAATTTCTTTCCAGAAAAATAATGGCAGGGCTGGCAGGAATTGAACCCGCACTCTTCGGTTTTGGAGACCGCCGCTTTGCCAATTAAGCTACAGCCCTACACATTGAGATTATTTTGATTCTTTGTGAAGTGTATGCTTTCTACAAACAGGACAGAATTTTTTTGTTTCCAACTTATCGGGATGCTTTTGCTTGTTCTTCATGGTCACATAGTTACGTGACTTACATTCAGAACAGGAG is drawn from Candidatus Cloacimonadota bacterium and contains these coding sequences:
- the rpoB gene encoding DNA-directed RNA polymerase subunit beta yields the protein MKERNSFSKMADSLHGFELPDVEIPNLLTMQKGSYAKFLQKDILPEKREEIGLQEVFNNHFPVEDTQGQFLLEFIQYNVLKEKYTPDECIERNLTYSSPLKVKFRLTTFEKTVEGEQQRIKSVKEKDLFLGEIPMITDRGTFIINGEERVIISQLHRSPGVTFTSETHGSGKMLYNAKVIPVQGSWFQFLTDTQDVIYVLIDKRHKVPVTTILRCLGLSDNNSIRSTFYTSQELDLTKDEFTDRVLFADIIDKKSGEVIAEGGALLTEGLVDKIITAKVKKVNVIHQSQEDEKRIIESTLSKDPTATEEEALKFIYNIIRPGEEPPIDTARELIERIFFNPKRYSLGDVGRYKLNRRLNLKIPIETQILTQDDFIAIINEMIRLYKGISSTDDIDHLSNRRVSGVGELVANQFSIGLSRVARIARERMTLSSSEDASVLGLVNTNALMAVVNSFFLTGELSQFMEQTNPLAAITHMRRLSALGPGGLTRERAGFEVRDVHYSHYGRICPIETPEGPNIGLLTSPAIYARVNEYGFLETPYIKVEKGKVTNRVDYLDPTQEENMKIAQAGIEVDKNGNIVNERVFCLQGGDFVLVPKNEVDYIDSSRQQIVSVSAGLIPFLDHDDANRALMGSNMQRQAVPLIKPQPPIVATGIEKLVAQDSELAIKAPFDATVEKASSEEIVLKRIFKEDEIETISSLENERTFKLKKFQRTNQETCINQHPEVVVGQKVKEGELISDGPAIKNSELALGTNMLVAFMPWYGYNYEDAIIISEKVAREDELTSIYIEELEVLVRSTREGDEELTDDIPNVPKFALRNLDSTGVVRVGSHVKSGDILVGKITPKSSNVDLSPEEKLMRALFGERAGDFSDTSLKAKPGMEGVVVDVKVFSKAETDELSEQEKEEKLSKLKNKYDNENKKIYKFLKAKLTEQLIGETAYRITEEKTGRFFIPPNKKIDDEELKKISFRKLNLENKLVADENKNEWIYENIIVDVKNALDENENNYKKHKDRIKYGDELPSGVLKMVKIFIAKKRQVEVGDKMAGRHGNKGVIAKIAPVQDMPFIEDGTPVDIILNPLGVPSRMNIGQILETHLGWAARALGYDAETPVFDGATINEITEQLSKADLSEDGKVILYDGKSGEAMHQRVTVGVIYMMKLNHLVVDKMHARSTGPYSLVTQQPLGGKAQHGGQRLGEMEVWALEAYGASRLLQEMLTVKSDDVDGRNQTYEAITKGKELPDPGIPESFNVLASELKSLCLDFDLGSDKSENSTANNK
- the rplL gene encoding 50S ribosomal protein L7/L12, producing MAEGSKKDKIIELVKELNVMELAELVKALEEEFGVTAAAPVAAVAGPAQTETAKDEEEKTEFDVILTNAGAKKIQVIKVVRQITKLGLKESKALVDEAPKPVAEGVSKDEAQSIKEKIEAEGGSVEIK
- a CDS encoding 50S ribosomal protein L10, which gives rise to MEQKAVNPKNIENVQLLKERLDEAKSIVLVDYKGISVKEDTDLRSKFRENNVDYFVAKNTLLKLAAKDLSIEGLDEFLVGPTAVAVSKEDEITPPKIISDFKKSLPEEKSFFNFKIGVIDNQLMDVHELEKIVDLPSKQELLAKVVGGLNAPITGLVYTLNSILQKFVLVLNEIKNKKQS
- a CDS encoding 50S ribosomal protein L1, which codes for MKRGKKYNQSIEKLEAEKAYEFNQSLEILKEIANKNFDETVEFHVRLGVDPKKANQMVRGTVVLPHGTGKDVKVLVFAEGDKADEAKEAGADYVGMDDLAEKIQGGWTDFDIAIATPNMMGKVGKLARILGPRKLMPNPKAGTITNDIAKAVQESKAGKVEYRIDKFANIHVPLGKVSFEKEKLAENAEVLMRAILRDKPASAKGRYVKNVTLCSTMSPGIKIDSVGYIKEIQANK
- the rplK gene encoding 50S ribosomal protein L11, coding for MAKKVLAKIKIQLPAGQATPAPPVGPALGQHGVNIGEFCKQFNDKTKDQPGMIIPAEITVWGDRTFSFITKTPPAAVLIKKEASLAKGSGVPNREKIGSITEEQVEKIAKIKMQDLNAADLEAAKKMVAGTARSMGITIQH
- the nusG gene encoding transcription termination/antitermination factor NusG, which gives rise to MEKKWYVLHTYVGKEKKVKEALEKYLEDSDLKDLFGEIIIPSHKTFIIRDGKKVVKEKKIFPNYVLIEMEMTPETYQFVLQLPATTKFLGGNKTPNPLSQKEVNRILGVKRDKDSVTSEMKFIVGDRIKIIDGPFDDFEGSIERIIEEKDKLVVNVTVFGRITPVEVGFNQVEKLD
- the secE gene encoding preprotein translocase subunit SecE encodes the protein MFKKIGKFLKEVRQELKNVVWPTKADLKEGTTVVIAFSIILGIFIWIIDNIFTQVVNLVLFR
- the rpmG gene encoding 50S ribosomal protein L33; translation: MRIYIKLSCSECKSRNYVTMKNKQKHPDKLETKKFCPVCRKHTLHKESK